In Brevibacterium zhoupengii, the following are encoded in one genomic region:
- a CDS encoding aminotransferase class IV, translated as MSSWTWNPLEKVLEPCENSGTNWAADSWLVNDGTVRALNEHRQRFTEAARELGFPDAGSDDFWSALINLIPRSGQWFPRVEIIGNDDPILGFRLRPAPVRTDELSVWVPPFTDPRQRPRTKGPDIALLGELRTRAYEEHRCDEVLLVDEQGLAVESATSSLLWWEGETLCVPHPDLAQLPGITSALIVAEARRRAIGIEYRRARPEDLFEHEVWLVNALHGIGRIRAWSRPLDSDSATAPGWFWEWKKWLNAQVEPI; from the coding sequence ATGAGCAGCTGGACCTGGAACCCCCTCGAAAAGGTCTTAGAGCCATGTGAAAACAGCGGCACTAATTGGGCCGCAGATTCCTGGTTAGTCAATGACGGTACGGTGCGAGCACTGAATGAGCATCGGCAGAGATTCACTGAGGCTGCTCGCGAGCTCGGATTCCCCGACGCTGGTTCAGATGACTTCTGGTCAGCACTCATCAACCTCATTCCGCGTTCAGGTCAGTGGTTCCCCAGAGTAGAGATCATCGGCAACGACGACCCGATTCTCGGGTTTCGACTGAGACCAGCACCAGTTCGCACCGACGAACTCAGCGTGTGGGTTCCACCATTTACTGATCCGCGTCAGCGGCCACGGACCAAGGGCCCGGACATCGCTCTGCTCGGTGAATTGCGCACCAGAGCATACGAGGAACACCGCTGCGACGAGGTGCTGCTTGTCGACGAACAAGGACTGGCCGTCGAATCGGCAACCTCAAGTCTGCTGTGGTGGGAGGGCGAGACGCTGTGTGTGCCTCACCCTGATCTGGCGCAGCTTCCAGGCATCACCTCAGCCCTGATCGTGGCAGAAGCTCGCAGGAGGGCCATTGGCATCGAGTATCGACGGGCACGCCCTGAAGATCTGTTCGAACACGAGGTATGGCTCGTCAACGCTCTGCACGGAATCGGGCGCATCAGAGCCTGGTCTCGCCCGCTCGATTCCGATTCCGCAACTGCTCCGGGATGGTTCTGGGAGTGGAAGAAATGGTTGAACGCGCAGGTGGAGCCAATCTGA
- a CDS encoding aspartate/glutamate racemase family protein produces the protein MRRIGLLGGMSWHSSIEYYTKINTAVAQRLGGHHSAQILLDSTDFADIRDLQVAEDWAGAGASLAATGQRLQAGGAEAVAIATNLMHKCAPALEAAVDVPVIHIVDSIAAVARERGYSTLAVLGTRLTMLDGFYTERLEAQGFRTHVPDEQTCNEVDQIIFDELTQGIFTDASRARHVEIMDGLKARGADAVALSCTEIGLLVPPETAPLPAIDSVDAHVATIVEWMMAAV, from the coding sequence ATGCGCAGGATCGGCCTTTTGGGTGGGATGAGCTGGCACTCAAGCATCGAGTACTACACGAAGATCAACACCGCTGTAGCGCAGCGTCTCGGCGGTCATCATTCGGCTCAGATCCTTCTCGACTCCACCGACTTCGCCGATATCCGTGATTTGCAGGTAGCCGAGGACTGGGCTGGTGCCGGTGCTTCGTTGGCTGCGACTGGTCAACGCCTGCAGGCGGGTGGCGCCGAGGCTGTCGCCATTGCCACCAATCTCATGCATAAATGCGCGCCCGCTCTAGAGGCCGCGGTAGACGTGCCGGTCATTCACATTGTCGATTCGATCGCCGCTGTAGCTCGTGAGCGCGGATACTCGACCCTTGCGGTGCTCGGCACGAGATTGACTATGCTCGATGGCTTCTACACCGAGCGCCTGGAAGCTCAGGGCTTTCGCACGCACGTCCCCGATGAGCAGACCTGCAACGAGGTCGACCAGATCATCTTCGACGAACTCACTCAAGGGATTTTCACCGACGCCTCGCGAGCTCGCCATGTCGAGATCATGGACGGTCTCAAAGCACGCGGTGCGGATGCAGTTGCGCTGTCTTGCACGGAGATCGGTCTGTTGGTTCCGCCTGAGACCGCTCCCCTGCCTGCAATCGATTCGGTGGATGCGCACGTGGCGACGATTGTGGAGTGGATGATGGCCGCCGTCTGA